The Quercus robur chromosome 7, dhQueRobu3.1, whole genome shotgun sequence genome has a segment encoding these proteins:
- the LOC126693593 gene encoding GTP-binding protein BRASSINAZOLE INSENSITIVE PALE GREEN 2, chloroplastic produces the protein MAVLLSTTLPSTTTKLSLKCFGTSIIQEKPIIESCLFTGFSIGNDKEKQRKKVSFINLAVKNKQTIVETTQNVNGRITPRKGGRNPVLSEGRDKDENYGPICPGCGVFMQDKDPDLPGYYQKRKVVPTDLSDGEEGIVGEFDGIYEEEEEEEEEDEDEEEEEGFVDDIEGEFQEFDLIEGDLGVEDEFDWDSDEWEAKLMEEKEVKLDLDGFAPASVGYGNITEDTIEKAKKKKLSKAEKKRIAREAEKEKEEVTVCARCHSLRNYGQVKNQKAENLIPDFDFDRLIATRLMKPSGNATATVVVMVVDCVDFDGSFPKRAAKSLFKALEGTKDDSKLSKKLPRLVLVATKVDLLPSQIPPARLDRWVRHRARAGGAPKLAGVYMVSSHKDLGVRNLLSFIKELAGPRGNVWVIGSQNAGKSTLINAFAKKEGAKVTKLTEAPVPGTTLGILRVGGILSAKAKLFDTPGLLHPYLMSMRLNRDEQKMVEIRKELQPRTYRMKAGHALHVGGLVRLDLSQASVQTIYVTIWASPNVSLHLGKVENAEDIWRNHVGVRLQPPVGADCTSQLGKWEEKEVKVSGMSWDVNSIDIAVAGLGWFALGLKGEATLALWTYDGIEITLREPLVLDRAPFLERPGFWQPKTISDASGTQTKLKKRKKLQQVSRDFLSDVSV, from the exons ATGGCTGTGCTGTTATCTACAACTCTTCCTTCAACAACCACCAAGCTGAGCCTGAAATGTTTTGGCACTAGCATTATACAAGAGAAACCAATCATAGAAAGTTGTCTTTTCACAG gCTTTAGTATAGGGAATGacaaagaaaaacagaggaagaaagtttcatttattaatttagCAGTAAAGAACAAGCAAACAATTGTTGAAACAACCCAGAATGTCAATGGGAGAATAACACCAAGAAAAGGTGGTAGAAACCCTGTTTTGAGTGAGGGAAGAGATAAGGATGAGAACTATGGACCTATATGTCCTGGATGTGGGGTCTTTATGCAAGATAAGGACCCAGACCTTCCTGGGTATTATCAGAAAAGGAAGGTCGTACCAACAGATTTGTCAGATGGTGAGGAGGGTATAGTGGGCGAGTTTGATGGAAtttatgaagaagaagaagaagaagaagaagaagatgaagatgaagaagaagaagaggggtTTGTGGATGACATTGAGGGTGAATTTCAGGAATTTGATTTGATAGAAGGTGATTTGGGAGTGGAGGATGAGTTTGATTGGGATTCTGATGAATGGGAAGCTAAGTTAATGGAGGAAAAGGAGGTAAAGTTGGATTTGGATGGATTTGCTCCTGCTAGTGTCGGTTATGGTAACATTACAGAGGACACAATTGAGAAGGCTAAGAAGAAGAAGCTGTCGAAAGCAGAAAAGAAGAGAATTGCTAGGGAGgctgagaaagaaaaagaagaggttACGGTGTGTGCTCGGTGTCATTCATTGAGGAATTATGGGCAGGTGAAAAACCAAAAAGCTGAAAACTTGATACccgattttgattttgataggCTGATCGCTACCCGGTTAATGAAACCCTCTGGGAATGCCACTGCTACTGTTGTGGTGATGGTTGTTGATTGTGTTGATTTTGATGGGTCGTTCCCGAAACGGGCAGCAAAATCATTGTTTAAGGCATTGGAAGGAACTAAAGATGACTCCAAGCTTAGCAAAAAGTTACCAAGGCTTGTTCTTGTGGCTACAAAGGTTGATCTTCTCCCTTCACAAATTCCACCTGCTAGGTTAGATAGATGGGTTCGGCATCGTGCTAGGGCTGGAGGGGCACCCAAGCTAGCTGGGGTTTATATGGTCAGTTCCCATAAGGATTTGGGTGTGAGGAATCTGTTGTCCTTCATCAAGGAATTGGCTGGTCCTCGAGGGAATGTGTGGGTAATTGGGTCTCAGAATGCTGGCAAGTCTACTCTAATCAATGCATTTGCAAAAAAGGAAGGGGCAAAAGTTACCAAGCTTACAGAAGCTCCAGTGCCTGGAACAACTCTTGGCATTTTGAGAGTCGGAGGGATTTTGTCAGCCAAGGCTAAGTTATTTGACACTCCAGGGCTTCTACATCCATATCTAATGTCCATGAGATTGAATAGGGATGAACAGAAAATGGTTGAAATACGGAAGGAGCTACAACCTCGGACTTACAGGATGAAG GCTGGGCATGCCTTACATGTTGGTGGTCTGGTGAGACTAGACCTTAGTCAAGCTTCTGTGCAAACAATTTATGTTACAATTTGGGCATCCCCAAATGTATCTCTACACCTGGGAAAGGTAGAAAATGCTGAAGATATTTGGAGAAACCATGTTGGTGTTAGGTTGCAG CCTCCCGTTGGTGCAGATTGTACTTCTCAATTAGGCAAATGGGAAGAGAAGGAAGTCAAAGTGTCCGGAATGAGTTGGGATGTGAATAGCATTGATATTGCAGTGGCTGGTTTAGGTTGGTTTGCTTTAGGTCTCAAAGGCGAAGCAACCTTGGCATTGTGGACATATGATGGCATTGAAATAACTTTAAGAGAACCTTTGGTTCTTGACCGAGCACCATTCCTTGAGAGACCTGGGTTTTGGCAACCAAAGACCATATCTGATGCCAGTGGCACCCaaactaaacttaaaaaaaggaaaaagcttCAACAGGTGAGTAGAGATTTCCTTTCAGATGTGTctgtttga